From a region of the Aeoliella mucimassa genome:
- a CDS encoding TPR end-of-group domain-containing protein: protein MNKLPSHVHNIIMPQRNSRTTRAIREAEGYLELGLPEYAAMVLRRRQTVVVDSARANYLLGEALREVERYNEAAEPLERAIELMPEDMHASLALAWCYKRTGRLKHAIETLEVALESDPREAILHYNLACYWSLARNRRRALRCLSRALDLDGNYLDLVPYESDFDAMRDDPDFQLLTSLIV from the coding sequence GTGAACAAGCTGCCCTCTCACGTGCATAACATCATCATGCCCCAACGCAATTCACGTACAACTCGTGCGATCCGCGAAGCGGAAGGTTACTTGGAACTAGGACTCCCTGAGTACGCAGCGATGGTGCTGCGTCGCCGGCAAACCGTCGTTGTCGACAGCGCCAGGGCCAACTACCTGCTTGGCGAAGCACTGCGCGAAGTCGAGCGATATAACGAAGCCGCGGAACCACTCGAACGGGCGATCGAGCTCATGCCCGAAGACATGCATGCGAGCCTCGCGCTGGCATGGTGTTACAAGCGAACCGGTCGGCTGAAGCATGCGATCGAGACCTTGGAAGTCGCCCTGGAGAGCGACCCCCGCGAAGCGATTCTGCATTACAACCTGGCTTGCTATTGGAGCTTGGCTCGCAATCGTCGCCGGGCGCTCCGGTGCTTGAGTCGCGCGCTCGATCTCGATGGCAACTACCTGGACCTGGTGCCTTACGAGTCGGACTTTGACGCGATGCGTGATGATCCCGACTTTCAGTTGCTCACTAGCCTGATCGTGTGA